The proteins below are encoded in one region of Apostichopus japonicus isolate 1M-3 chromosome 22, ASM3797524v1, whole genome shotgun sequence:
- the LOC139964109 gene encoding complement factor B-like isoform X1, translating into MSGTTPKGWIILVLVAFSCLMQHAHTQCTQPKDLPNGEILSRNRDPTHTYRRGYKMRGTCDPSFRMRPESARLTCVGDSWEPAIECVPEDCDLLPPFPRGEIMYRTGEAGVVAHYACTERGYRLHGERRLTCQSDGTWSADSPVCRAMPICEEVEERDHLIRQRINGRRREGLWTFGSRHIFSCEEGYILGSSSTSEGFFYPSIECTRSGWNASIPICRVSSDVPRCPPLLEEIEHGRSTAENRTYAPKDIINYYCEEGYRTTSQSWRACALKNIRHTYSAVWLGVTPRCEEITCPSLRGYIENGAAFATSNMVGANATFRCDSGYELIGDSRLTCTRTGRWNGPIPVCDTGENHCPVLGIPLNGYKTGDRYNANDGVEFYCNAGYTLIGSQFRSCRPTGMWSGEPVKCIGNQDFDDIHEMSLKMRENLDRFEASALFEAAVSHKTTNTNFHRTARFIPLSHDTGLDLYFMFDGSSSIGEDNFNVGKRFAKKLVKEIGVTNRQNSLRIGALVFNSEVEIGFHTVAFDSTDDVLAVIDRIPYRGGGTNIAKAFQILSTVMLPLTSRHNRENSFKTVFLITDGYATEGGDPQRYAKEVRDQGVIIHCIGISENATRRPLSALASEPLNEHLFFLKDYSTLEEFNKIITNQTIDYNECGISSRRVSMKDSVQDTPAELGDWPWQIYIEIGNTICGGTLIEANWILTAASCLHGNVTFEAYAGIVNRFDWSRKKLQVNQTILHPDYDDDTKSHDIALIQLRKPVKLSFLIRKACLPDPAKENRLLTVGAAVVTGWGHNGVVEANETGSNLIPERYLQELTLQLRRRDECETSLVGNDEEDWFDETMTCAGYLGREVGPCSGDSGGPLVKYAKRGDTRRWTVIGVTSWTIGCALQNELDFFANVPHFVPWINENINPEAARLRRNT; encoded by the exons ATGTCGGGAACTACGCCCAAGGGGTGGATCATACTGGTGTTGGTTGCATTCAGCTGTCTTATGCAACATG CTCACACTCAGTGCACACAACCAAAAGATCTACCAAATGGAGAGATATTATCTCGCAACAGAGATCCCACCCATACTTACAGACGTGGTTACAAAATGAGAGGAACATGTGATCCGTCATTCCGGATGCGACCAGAATCAGCCAGATTGACATGTGTTGGAGACAGTTGGGAACcagcaatcgaatgtgtcc CTGAAGACTGTGATCTCCTCCCCCCatttccaagaggtgaaattaTGTATAGAACTGGAGAAGCCGGTGTGGTTGCCCACTATGCGTGTACGGAACGAGGATATCGCTTGCATGGCGAGAGACGGTTAACGTGTCAAAGTGACGGTACCTGGTCTGCTGACagtccagtgtgtcgtg CTATGCCAATATGCGAGGAGGTAGAGGAGCGAGATCACTTGATTCGGCAAAGGATAAATGGCCGTCGACGTGAGGGATTGTGGACATTCGGAAGTAGGCATATCTTCTCGTGTGAGGAAGGTTACATCTTAGGAAGCTCGTCCACATCAGAAGGTTTCTTCTATCCATCGATTGAATGCACAAGAAGTGGATGGAACGCTTCAATTCCTATCTGCCGTG TCTCCTCAGATGTTCCTAGATGCCCTCCTTTACTGGAAGAAATAGAACATGGACGATCAACTGCTGAAAATCGCACATACGCACCAAAAGATATAATCAATTATTATTGCGAAGAAGGCTACAGAACAACTAGTCAATCATGGAGAGCGTGTGCGTTGAAAAATATCCGACATACGTATAGTGCAGTCTGGCTTGGAGTAACCCCTCGGTGTGAag AAATAACCTGTCCTTCACTTAGGGGGTATATAGAAAATGGTGCAGCCTTTGCGACTTCGAACATGGTTGGTGCAAACGCTACCTTTAGGTGTGATTCAGGATATGAGTTGATAGGTGACTCTCGTTTGACCTGTACAAGAACAGGACGATGGAATGGACCAATACCAGTATGCGATACGGGAG AAAATCATTGCCCTGTTCTGGGTATACCACTGAACGGTTACAAGACTGGCGATCGGTATAATGCAAATGACGGCGTAGAATTTTATTGCAACGCAGGTTATACGTTGATTGGGTCACAGTTTAGAAGTTGTCGTCCGACCGGCATGTGGTCAGGTGAACCAGTGAAATGCATTG GCAATCAAGACTTTGACGACATCCACGAGATGTCGTTAAAGATGAGAGAAAATTTAGACAGGTTTGAAGCTAGCGCACTTTTTGAAGCTGCAGTGAGTCATAAGACTACAAACACTAATTTCCATCGAACCGCACGATTTATCCCATTGAGCCACGATACTGGGCTGGatctttatttcatgtttgaCGGATCTTCAAGCATTGGCGAAGATAACTTCAATGTGGGGAAAAGGTTTGCGAAAAAACTCGTTAAAGAG ATTGGTGTGACCAATAGACAAAACTCATTGAGGATCGGAGCGTTGGTTTTCAACAGTGAGGTAGAAATTGGCTTTCATACTGTAGCATTCGATTCAACTGACGATGTCCTTGCTGTAATTGATCGTATACCATACAGAG GGGGTGGAACAAATATAGCCAAAGCCTTCCAGATTTTGTCTACGGTGATGCTTCCACTGACCTCAAGGCACAATAGGGAAAACAGTTTTAAGACAGTATTTCTTATAACTGACG GGTATGCTACTGAAGGAGGTGACCCACAAAGGTATGCCAAAGAAGTTAGGGACCAAGGTGTTATAATACATTGCATTGGAATTAGCGAGAACGCTACCAGACGGCCACTCAGTGCTCTGGCAAGTGAACCTTTAAacgaacatcttttttttttgaaagactACTCAACGCTTGAAGAATTCAACAAGATAATCACCAATCAAACAATCG ATTACAATGAATGCGGCATTTCTTCCCGAAGAGTATCAATGAAGGATAGCGTTCAAGATACACCTGCTGAATTGGGTGACTGGCCGTGGCAAATTTACATTGAAATAGGT AACACCATCTGTGGGGGAACGCTTATTGAGGCAAACTGGATTTTGACGGCAGCAAGTTGTCTCCATGGTAATGTCACTTTCGAAGCTTATGCAG GCATTGTGAATAGATTCGATTGGTCACGGAAGAAATTACAAGTCAACCAGACCATTCTGCATCCCGACTACGATGATGACACAAAGAGTCATGACATAGCATTGATTCAACTCAGAAAACCTGTTAAACTGAGTTTTCTTATTAGAAAGGCTTGTCTGCCAGATCCCGCAAAAG AGAACCGGTTGCTCACTGTTGGTGCTGCAGTTGTGACAGGATGGGGACACAACGGGGTAGTTGAAGCGAATGAGACTGGATCCAACTTAATACCAGAACGCTACCTTCAGGAACTAACCTTGCAACTTCGCCGGCGAGATGAATGTGAAACAAGTCTGGTTGGAAACGATGAAGAAGACTGGTTTGATGAAACTATGACGTGTGCTGGGTACCTCGGTCGAGAAGTAGGACCCTGCTCTGGAGATTCGGGAGGACCTTTAGTGAAGTATGCTAAAAGAGGAGATACCCGCCGTTGGACTGTCATTGGAGTCACCAGTTGGACCATTGGATGTGCTTTGCAAAATGAGTTAGATTTCTTCGCAAATGTCCCACACTTTGTTCCTTGGATTAATGAAAATATCAACCCGGAAGCAGCGCGGTTGAGGCGGAACACATAG
- the LOC139964109 gene encoding complement factor B-like isoform X2 has product MSGTTPKGWIILVLVAFSCLMQHAHTQCTQPKDLPNGEILSRNRDPTHTYRRGYKMRGTCDPSFRMRPESARLTCVGDSWEPAIECVPEDCDLLPPFPRGEIMYRTGEAGVVAHYACTERGYRLHGERRLTCQSDGTWSADSPVCRAMPICEEVEERDHLIRQRINGRRREGLWTFGSRHIFSCEEGYILGSSSTSEGFFYPSIECTRSGWNASIPICRDVPRCPPLLEEIEHGRSTAENRTYAPKDIINYYCEEGYRTTSQSWRACALKNIRHTYSAVWLGVTPRCEEITCPSLRGYIENGAAFATSNMVGANATFRCDSGYELIGDSRLTCTRTGRWNGPIPVCDTGENHCPVLGIPLNGYKTGDRYNANDGVEFYCNAGYTLIGSQFRSCRPTGMWSGEPVKCIGNQDFDDIHEMSLKMRENLDRFEASALFEAAVSHKTTNTNFHRTARFIPLSHDTGLDLYFMFDGSSSIGEDNFNVGKRFAKKLVKEIGVTNRQNSLRIGALVFNSEVEIGFHTVAFDSTDDVLAVIDRIPYRGGGTNIAKAFQILSTVMLPLTSRHNRENSFKTVFLITDGYATEGGDPQRYAKEVRDQGVIIHCIGISENATRRPLSALASEPLNEHLFFLKDYSTLEEFNKIITNQTIDYNECGISSRRVSMKDSVQDTPAELGDWPWQIYIEIGNTICGGTLIEANWILTAASCLHGNVTFEAYAGIVNRFDWSRKKLQVNQTILHPDYDDDTKSHDIALIQLRKPVKLSFLIRKACLPDPAKENRLLTVGAAVVTGWGHNGVVEANETGSNLIPERYLQELTLQLRRRDECETSLVGNDEEDWFDETMTCAGYLGREVGPCSGDSGGPLVKYAKRGDTRRWTVIGVTSWTIGCALQNELDFFANVPHFVPWINENINPEAARLRRNT; this is encoded by the exons ATGTCGGGAACTACGCCCAAGGGGTGGATCATACTGGTGTTGGTTGCATTCAGCTGTCTTATGCAACATG CTCACACTCAGTGCACACAACCAAAAGATCTACCAAATGGAGAGATATTATCTCGCAACAGAGATCCCACCCATACTTACAGACGTGGTTACAAAATGAGAGGAACATGTGATCCGTCATTCCGGATGCGACCAGAATCAGCCAGATTGACATGTGTTGGAGACAGTTGGGAACcagcaatcgaatgtgtcc CTGAAGACTGTGATCTCCTCCCCCCatttccaagaggtgaaattaTGTATAGAACTGGAGAAGCCGGTGTGGTTGCCCACTATGCGTGTACGGAACGAGGATATCGCTTGCATGGCGAGAGACGGTTAACGTGTCAAAGTGACGGTACCTGGTCTGCTGACagtccagtgtgtcgtg CTATGCCAATATGCGAGGAGGTAGAGGAGCGAGATCACTTGATTCGGCAAAGGATAAATGGCCGTCGACGTGAGGGATTGTGGACATTCGGAAGTAGGCATATCTTCTCGTGTGAGGAAGGTTACATCTTAGGAAGCTCGTCCACATCAGAAGGTTTCTTCTATCCATCGATTGAATGCACAAGAAGTGGATGGAACGCTTCAATTCCTATCTGCCGTG ATGTTCCTAGATGCCCTCCTTTACTGGAAGAAATAGAACATGGACGATCAACTGCTGAAAATCGCACATACGCACCAAAAGATATAATCAATTATTATTGCGAAGAAGGCTACAGAACAACTAGTCAATCATGGAGAGCGTGTGCGTTGAAAAATATCCGACATACGTATAGTGCAGTCTGGCTTGGAGTAACCCCTCGGTGTGAag AAATAACCTGTCCTTCACTTAGGGGGTATATAGAAAATGGTGCAGCCTTTGCGACTTCGAACATGGTTGGTGCAAACGCTACCTTTAGGTGTGATTCAGGATATGAGTTGATAGGTGACTCTCGTTTGACCTGTACAAGAACAGGACGATGGAATGGACCAATACCAGTATGCGATACGGGAG AAAATCATTGCCCTGTTCTGGGTATACCACTGAACGGTTACAAGACTGGCGATCGGTATAATGCAAATGACGGCGTAGAATTTTATTGCAACGCAGGTTATACGTTGATTGGGTCACAGTTTAGAAGTTGTCGTCCGACCGGCATGTGGTCAGGTGAACCAGTGAAATGCATTG GCAATCAAGACTTTGACGACATCCACGAGATGTCGTTAAAGATGAGAGAAAATTTAGACAGGTTTGAAGCTAGCGCACTTTTTGAAGCTGCAGTGAGTCATAAGACTACAAACACTAATTTCCATCGAACCGCACGATTTATCCCATTGAGCCACGATACTGGGCTGGatctttatttcatgtttgaCGGATCTTCAAGCATTGGCGAAGATAACTTCAATGTGGGGAAAAGGTTTGCGAAAAAACTCGTTAAAGAG ATTGGTGTGACCAATAGACAAAACTCATTGAGGATCGGAGCGTTGGTTTTCAACAGTGAGGTAGAAATTGGCTTTCATACTGTAGCATTCGATTCAACTGACGATGTCCTTGCTGTAATTGATCGTATACCATACAGAG GGGGTGGAACAAATATAGCCAAAGCCTTCCAGATTTTGTCTACGGTGATGCTTCCACTGACCTCAAGGCACAATAGGGAAAACAGTTTTAAGACAGTATTTCTTATAACTGACG GGTATGCTACTGAAGGAGGTGACCCACAAAGGTATGCCAAAGAAGTTAGGGACCAAGGTGTTATAATACATTGCATTGGAATTAGCGAGAACGCTACCAGACGGCCACTCAGTGCTCTGGCAAGTGAACCTTTAAacgaacatcttttttttttgaaagactACTCAACGCTTGAAGAATTCAACAAGATAATCACCAATCAAACAATCG ATTACAATGAATGCGGCATTTCTTCCCGAAGAGTATCAATGAAGGATAGCGTTCAAGATACACCTGCTGAATTGGGTGACTGGCCGTGGCAAATTTACATTGAAATAGGT AACACCATCTGTGGGGGAACGCTTATTGAGGCAAACTGGATTTTGACGGCAGCAAGTTGTCTCCATGGTAATGTCACTTTCGAAGCTTATGCAG GCATTGTGAATAGATTCGATTGGTCACGGAAGAAATTACAAGTCAACCAGACCATTCTGCATCCCGACTACGATGATGACACAAAGAGTCATGACATAGCATTGATTCAACTCAGAAAACCTGTTAAACTGAGTTTTCTTATTAGAAAGGCTTGTCTGCCAGATCCCGCAAAAG AGAACCGGTTGCTCACTGTTGGTGCTGCAGTTGTGACAGGATGGGGACACAACGGGGTAGTTGAAGCGAATGAGACTGGATCCAACTTAATACCAGAACGCTACCTTCAGGAACTAACCTTGCAACTTCGCCGGCGAGATGAATGTGAAACAAGTCTGGTTGGAAACGATGAAGAAGACTGGTTTGATGAAACTATGACGTGTGCTGGGTACCTCGGTCGAGAAGTAGGACCCTGCTCTGGAGATTCGGGAGGACCTTTAGTGAAGTATGCTAAAAGAGGAGATACCCGCCGTTGGACTGTCATTGGAGTCACCAGTTGGACCATTGGATGTGCTTTGCAAAATGAGTTAGATTTCTTCGCAAATGTCCCACACTTTGTTCCTTGGATTAATGAAAATATCAACCCGGAAGCAGCGCGGTTGAGGCGGAACACATAG